Genomic window (Paenibacillus sp. PK3_47):
TACCGGCTGATCTCGGGGCCGGCTGGTTCGAAGGAATGTCGATGCGCAACCGGTACGGTCTGCTCTCACGCCTCAGCCTGTGGGAACAGCTTAACGATTATATCAATGCTCTGGAAGACGATGAATTCAAACGGGCGCTTGTTTTTTTACGCCGGGCGTTCAGCAGCTTTTCTCCCCGGGAGAAGACGATGATTGCCGAGCTGCTGGGTGAGCTCTGGGGTGTGAATACCGAGCAGGCCGCAGAGATTCTGACCGGCGAGCTGAAGGAGGAAGAAGCCAAAATGCTGGATGAGCTGAACGATTTTGACTTCGGTGACTTTTAGATGACTAAGGAGAACAAGCAAGCACATTCGTTGTCCCGCTGGAGGCTGATTCTAGGTCAGGAAGCGGAAGCATCACTGTCCGGCTACGGGGAAGGCGGAGTGCTGCACCTGACGGAAGAAGAGCGGATTATGGATGCCGCGCTGGCGTCAATATATGATGAGACCGGCGGCGGTGACGGGAACCCTTCGGCAGGAGGTAAAGGCAAGGGAGCCGGGGGAGGGCCTTCCGCAGTCCATCTTTCCAAATGGCTGGGAGATGTGCGCAGCTTTTTTCCGGAAGATGTGGTCTCGATTATCCAGAGTGATGCGATGGAACGCAAAGGATGGAAGCAGCTGCTGTTCGAGCCGGAAATGCTGGCATCCGTAAAGCCGGATATCCGGCTTGTGGGCACGCTGTTGTCACTCAAGGGCAAGATCCCCGAGAAGACCAAAGAGACCGCCCGGATGCTGGTCGGTGCATTGGTTGATGAGCTGGTTAAGCTGCTGGAAACCGATATCCGCCGGGCTGTCACCGGGGCTTTGAACAAGCGGCAGCATTCACCGCTGCCTTCGCTCAGCGGCCTCGACTGGAAGCTGACGATCCAGCGGAATCTGAAGCATTATGACAGTGAGCGCAAAATCATTATCCCGGAGCGCTTCTATTATTTCGACCGGGCCAAACGAAGTAAGGAATGGACGGTAATTGTCGATATTGACCAAAGCGGCTCGATGGCGGATTCAGTCATTTGGGCTTCCGTCGTGAGTTCGATTTTTGCCAGCATTCCGGCGCTGAATACGCGGGTCGTGGCCTTCGATACAGAGGTGGTCGATTTGACCGAGCAGTGTGCGAATGATCCTGTGGATATGCTGTTTGGCATACAGCTTGGCGGTGGTACGGATATCCATAAATCTGTGCAGTACTGCGAGCAGTTCATCGAGGAGCCTAAGAAGACATTATTCATTATCATATCTGACCTTTATGAGAACGGTAATCAGGCTGGGCTGGTACGGCGGATGCGCGAGCTCCGGGAATCCGGGGTCCGGACAATGACGCTGCTGGCCCTGTCGGATGAAGGCAAACCTTACTATGATGAGCGTCTGGCCAAACAGCTGTCGCGGGACGGTACGCCATGCTTTGCCTGTACACCGTCACTTTTGCCTGCTTTGGTCGAAGGAGCCTTGAAGGGACAGGATCTTGGTGAGCTGGCGAAGCGCCTGGGCGCTCAATAACATCTGTGAATGCGGCAAAGGGGAAATTATAAAGGCTTCGCTCCTTGGTTGTGCAGGGGCGGAGCCTTTCTTTGTTGATAGCTATGCACAGCATATTCCACATCGACTATAACGCCAGGTTTGTTTATATTGCCATTAACTGCACCTGTTACACTTTCGGCTAATATGATATATTACTTAGCTGAAGACCCAAAAGGCTTATTGTAACCCAAACTACTTTCCATTCACATATTGTGTAAGCTGCGTATATGATTTATAATCGGTTATTAAAAAGCACCTATCAATAGGAGCTGCTTGAAAGGAAATGAACTTCTTATGTCAAGTAAGTTAAGAGCGGGTATCGTCGGCGGTACCGGTATGGTGGGTCAGCGTTTTATTGTACTCCTTGAGAATCATCCTTGGTTTCAGGTAACGGCCATTGCAGCAAGCGCCAATTCGGCAGGCAAAACCTATGAAGAATCAGTCAAAGGCAGATGGAAGCTTGCTACTCCTATGCCTGAAGCGGTGAAAAGTATTATGGTTCAGGATGCGTCCAAGGTGGAAGAGGTAGCCAAGGATGTGGATCTGATTTTCTGTGCGGTTGATATGAAGAAGGAAGAGATCAAGGCGCTGGAAGAAGCCTATGCTAAAACTGGCACACCAGTGATCTCTAACAACTCTGCACACCGCTGGACTCCGGATGTTCCAATGGTTATCCCGGAAATTAACCCGGAGCATCTTGAGGTAATTGCCCAGCAGCGCAAAC
Coding sequences:
- a CDS encoding VWA domain-containing protein, giving the protein MTKENKQAHSLSRWRLILGQEAEASLSGYGEGGVLHLTEEERIMDAALASIYDETGGGDGNPSAGGKGKGAGGGPSAVHLSKWLGDVRSFFPEDVVSIIQSDAMERKGWKQLLFEPEMLASVKPDIRLVGTLLSLKGKIPEKTKETARMLVGALVDELVKLLETDIRRAVTGALNKRQHSPLPSLSGLDWKLTIQRNLKHYDSERKIIIPERFYYFDRAKRSKEWTVIVDIDQSGSMADSVIWASVVSSIFASIPALNTRVVAFDTEVVDLTEQCANDPVDMLFGIQLGGGTDIHKSVQYCEQFIEEPKKTLFIIISDLYENGNQAGLVRRMRELRESGVRTMTLLALSDEGKPYYDERLAKQLSRDGTPCFACTPSLLPALVEGALKGQDLGELAKRLGAQ